A region of Salvia splendens isolate huo1 chromosome 17, SspV2, whole genome shotgun sequence DNA encodes the following proteins:
- the LOC121775465 gene encoding uncharacterized protein LOC121775465 — protein sequence MRIQPIDSIPSDAVKPPVFKSRLKRLFDRPFNGVLRISSSEKPVAGGEKDGGGAAEFEPSSVCLDKMVQNFMEDNNEKPSAAVKCARNRCNCFNGNSNDSSDDELDFFSDSISANSSFSDPSDTLRSLTPCTTVAERNLLADASKIVEKNNKTSKRKDDLRKIVTDGLISLGYNASLCKSKWDKSPSIPAGEYEYIDVVVEGERVIIDVDFRSEFEIARSTSSYKAILQSLPYIFVGKTDRLIQIVAIASEAARQSLKKKGMHIPPWRKADYMKSKWLSPHLRLAADYREEVLDLEREGGELELIFGEEEPSSPGKEAPAAMTWQLPAIKPKSFERGNKAVVTGLAALLKEKL from the exons ATGAGAATCCAGCCGATCGATTCGATCCCGAGCGACGCTGTGAAGCCGCCGGTGTTTAAATCTCGGCTGAAGCGGTTATTCGACCGTCCGTTCAACGGCGTCCTCCGGATTTCTTCATCTGAGAAGCCGGTCGCCGGAGGAGAGAAAGATGGCGGTGGCGCTGCGGAGTTCGAGCCGAGCTCTGTCTGTTTGGATAAAATGGTTCAGAATTTTATGGAGGATAACAACGAGAAGCCTTCCGCCGCCGTGAAATGTGCCCGCAACCGCTGCAATTGCTTCAACGGCAACAGCAATGATAGCTCCGACGACGAGCTCGATTTCTTCTCCGATTCAATTTCCGCTAATTCGTCCTTCAGCGACCCATCCGATACTCTCAGG AGTTTGACGCCTTGCACGACTGTAGCGGAGAGGAATCTATTGGCAGACGCTTCGAAGATTGTCGAGAAGAACAAcaaaacttccaaaagaaaagaCGATTTGAGGAAAATTGTCACCGATGGTCTAATCTCTCTCGGTTATAACGCCTCCCTTTGCAAATCCAAATGGGATAAATCCCCCTCAATTCCAGCTG GCGAGTATGAATACATCGATGTGGTGGTGGAAGGCGAGAGAGTGATAATCGACGTGGATTTCCGATCGGAGTTCGAGATCGCCCGATCGACGAGCAGTTACAAGGCGATTCTGCAGAGCCTCCCCTATATTTTCGTCGGAAAAACCGACCGTCTGATTCAGATCGTGGCGATCGCGTCGGAGGCGGCGCGGCAGAGCCTGAAGAAGAAAGGCATGCACATCCCGCCATGGAGGAAAGCCGATTACATGAAATCGAAGTGGCTCAGCCCTCACCTCCGCCTCGCCGCCGACTATCGCGAGGAGGTGCTGGATTTGGAGCGCGAGGGGGGAGAATTGGAGTTGATCTTCGGTGAGGAGGAGCCCTCATCGCCGGGAAAGGAAGCTCCGGCGGCGATGACGTGGCAGCTGCCGGCGATCAAGCCGAAGAGTTTCGAGAGAGGGAATAAAGCGGTGGTCACCGGATTAGCTGCTCTCCTCAAAGAGAAACTCTGA